Proteins from a genomic interval of Streptomyces sp. Tu6071:
- a CDS encoding serine hydrolase domain-containing protein has product MSLTPEALRAAVDRVAPPVLEVTSTPGALISVGFANETPLTMAYGIADVESGAPVTESHTMRVGSLGKLLVATAIARLADSGALDLDAPIDAHLPFPVVNALGGTITLAKALSMMSGAATDGYDWVERPEPAMRYIERVVKRGVVHEYGTNAPRFVSSADASGWQSSSFMYQVAALTAEAVTGMPLGEYVKAEILTPLDMRSTAWLDSPDWDEVRSRCTTGHMVFGDRAVPLPWHECGTYHAVGAVMSCADYTRLMLALTGREGLFGGDVAKEILRPRTTARDGSQVGFGVHLSGDPATADHCVRSVGHYAFGWWSVSLAYPNAAKPFCVTVSTNLADQRDVFNPPDQYSFGILAQEIAGWIRDGETDTRSLPSRAEWNAYAMGLVAADRFAGLLGAELDKGQISRMAKGSRGIGASSTAAFDEARFVEGYLDMQAAVREQRIDAYLDTDCPVGGLFRKLARRGWGSKGFEEPSPVRFWSDRRA; this is encoded by the coding sequence ATGAGCCTGACGCCGGAAGCGCTGCGGGCGGCCGTCGACCGGGTCGCTCCCCCGGTGCTGGAAGTCACCAGCACCCCCGGCGCTCTCATCAGCGTCGGCTTCGCGAATGAGACCCCCCTGACCATGGCGTACGGCATCGCCGACGTGGAGAGCGGCGCTCCGGTGACCGAGTCGCACACCATGCGCGTCGGCAGCCTCGGCAAACTCCTGGTGGCCACCGCGATCGCGCGCCTGGCCGACTCCGGCGCGCTCGACTTGGACGCGCCCATCGACGCGCATCTGCCCTTTCCGGTCGTCAATGCGCTCGGTGGCACGATCACGCTGGCCAAGGCCCTGTCCATGATGAGCGGCGCCGCCACGGACGGATACGACTGGGTCGAGCGGCCCGAGCCGGCGATGCGTTACATCGAGCGCGTGGTCAAGCGCGGTGTCGTCCACGAGTACGGCACGAACGCGCCCCGCTTCGTGAGTTCGGCGGACGCGAGCGGATGGCAGTCGTCCTCGTTCATGTACCAGGTGGCCGCGCTGACGGCCGAGGCGGTGACCGGGATGCCGTTGGGCGAGTACGTGAAGGCCGAGATCCTCACCCCGCTCGACATGCGTTCCACCGCCTGGCTCGACAGCCCCGACTGGGACGAGGTACGGAGCCGTTGCACGACGGGGCACATGGTGTTCGGCGACCGCGCCGTCCCGCTGCCGTGGCACGAGTGCGGTACCTACCACGCGGTCGGAGCGGTCATGTCCTGCGCCGACTACACGCGGCTGATGCTGGCGCTGACCGGCCGCGAGGGTCTGTTCGGCGGCGACGTCGCGAAGGAGATCCTGCGGCCGCGCACGACGGCGCGGGACGGGAGCCAGGTGGGGTTCGGTGTCCATCTCTCCGGAGATCCGGCAACGGCCGACCACTGCGTCCGTTCGGTGGGCCACTACGCGTTCGGTTGGTGGTCCGTCTCGCTCGCCTACCCGAACGCGGCGAAGCCGTTCTGCGTCACCGTGAGCACGAACCTCGCGGACCAGCGTGATGTCTTCAACCCGCCCGACCAGTACTCCTTCGGCATCCTCGCCCAGGAGATCGCGGGCTGGATCCGCGACGGAGAGACCGATACGCGCAGCCTGCCCAGCCGCGCCGAGTGGAACGCGTACGCGATGGGGCTCGTTGCCGCCGACAGGTTCGCCGGGCTGCTGGGGGCGGAACTCGACAAGGGGCAGATCTCCCGAATGGCCAAGGGGTCGCGGGGGATCGGGGCGTCCTCCACCGCGGCATTCGACGAGGCGCGCTTCGTCGAGGGCTACCTGGACATGCAGGCCGCGGTGCGCGAGCAGCGCATCGACGCGTACCTGGACACCGACTGCCCGGTCGGTGGCCTGTTCCGCAAGCTCGCGCGCAGGGGATGGGGAAGCAAGGGGTTCGAGGAGCCGTCCCCGGTGCGCTTCTGGTCCGACAGGCGGGCGTGA
- a CDS encoding cytochrome P450, with product MHRVSTAVGDPAWLVTGYQEIKQLLADPRLGRSHHDPENAARSGASELLDGPRGDYDTEQKWIATMRSRLQPFFSAGHVKAMRPRVEALVGELLDRLEKQGPPADLAEALALLLPREVIGELLGVPVEERELLDEWTTAVSDARDRERSAAGLAALHRYGHELAARKRAHPTQDVVSWLCEDGTLSDDQVAQLAMGVLFAGYETTATALCVGTALLLDSPEQWRALRENPGLAPTAAEESVRVVSRLLPPVIRYTREDLEIAGAEVRRGELVMLDIYAATHDESIFPDPDRFDITREDNPHLCFGFGLRYCIGAPLARLELQAALTQLTTRFPRMRLTVPVEDLTVRPGSFAAIPTSLPVIW from the coding sequence GTGCACCGGGTCAGCACGGCCGTGGGAGACCCCGCCTGGCTCGTGACCGGGTATCAGGAGATCAAACAGCTGCTCGCCGATCCGCGTCTCGGCCGCAGCCATCACGACCCCGAGAACGCCGCGCGCAGTGGCGCGTCGGAGCTGCTCGACGGTCCGCGCGGCGACTACGACACCGAGCAGAAATGGATCGCGACGATGCGCTCGCGGCTCCAGCCGTTCTTCTCGGCGGGACATGTGAAGGCGATGCGCCCCCGGGTCGAGGCGCTGGTCGGCGAACTCCTGGATCGTCTTGAGAAGCAGGGCCCGCCGGCGGATCTGGCCGAGGCCCTCGCGCTGCTCCTGCCACGGGAGGTGATCGGCGAGCTCCTGGGTGTCCCGGTGGAGGAGAGGGAGCTGCTGGACGAGTGGACGACGGCGGTGAGCGACGCCCGCGACAGGGAGCGCTCGGCGGCTGGACTTGCCGCCCTGCACCGCTACGGCCACGAACTGGCCGCCCGTAAGCGCGCGCACCCGACGCAGGACGTCGTCTCCTGGCTGTGCGAGGACGGCACCCTCTCCGACGATCAGGTCGCCCAGCTCGCGATGGGTGTGCTGTTCGCCGGCTACGAGACCACCGCGACGGCGCTCTGCGTCGGCACGGCGCTCCTGCTGGACTCCCCGGAGCAGTGGCGGGCGCTGCGCGAGAACCCCGGACTGGCGCCCACCGCGGCGGAGGAGAGCGTGCGGGTCGTCAGCCGGCTGCTGCCCCCGGTCATCCGGTACACGCGTGAGGACCTGGAGATCGCCGGGGCCGAGGTGCGCCGCGGCGAGCTCGTGATGCTCGACATCTACGCGGCGACCCATGACGAGAGCATTTTTCCCGACCCCGACCGGTTCGACATCACCCGCGAGGACAACCCGCACCTCTGCTTCGGTTTCGGACTGCGGTACTGCATCGGGGCTCCCCTCGCCCGGCTTGAACTGCAAGCCGCCCTCACCCAGTTGACCACGCGTTTTCCGCGGATGCGCCTGACGGTTCCGGTCGAGGACCTGACGGTCCGCCCGGGTTCGTTCGCCGCCATTCCCACGTCCCTCCCTGTCATTTGGTAG
- a CDS encoding nucleotide disphospho-sugar-binding domain-containing protein — protein sequence MVPLMWACRTAGHDVCVAAQPWGESVVVSSGMPMVTIAESFDMTEELARHRRRGPVETAPGAPPALYQTLVEAQVRFAVEAADEVVSLARDWRPDLVVADPLVLAAPLAATAADAPLVHHLWGPDLLRGSGYGYPGCGMAPDDWPEPLRELYARHDCEPRTENAVTAVDPWLESMQICEIPSRIPLRFVPYNGTNVLPPSVLAPAKKRRVLLTWGSMLVIRDGMEAFPVADIVKTLHEHDVEIVLAVKGTDRGLVPDLPPGATVVENVPLNAIMPSCDAVVHHGGAGTIMTAAYYGVPQLGVAATRDVQTCCARLAATGAGIAVNREDATVDALASAVASLLTSDRIGPAATALRGEVLAQPSPAEVTDRLAVLAAGTSQ from the coding sequence ATGGTGCCGCTGATGTGGGCCTGTCGTACCGCCGGTCACGATGTCTGTGTCGCCGCGCAGCCCTGGGGCGAATCGGTCGTCGTGAGTTCCGGGATGCCGATGGTCACCATCGCCGAGTCCTTCGACATGACCGAGGAACTGGCGAGGCACCGGAGGAGGGGACCGGTCGAGACCGCGCCGGGCGCCCCGCCCGCGCTGTATCAGACGCTGGTCGAGGCCCAGGTCCGCTTCGCCGTGGAAGCTGCGGACGAGGTCGTGTCCCTGGCCCGCGACTGGCGTCCCGATCTGGTGGTTGCCGACCCGCTCGTGCTCGCCGCGCCCCTGGCGGCAACGGCGGCGGACGCACCGCTGGTCCACCACCTCTGGGGTCCTGACCTGCTGCGCGGCTCCGGGTACGGCTACCCGGGATGCGGCATGGCGCCGGACGACTGGCCCGAACCCCTGCGCGAGCTGTACGCGCGCCATGACTGCGAGCCCCGCACCGAGAACGCGGTCACGGCGGTCGATCCCTGGCTGGAGAGCATGCAGATCTGCGAGATCCCCTCGCGGATCCCGCTGCGTTTCGTCCCCTACAACGGGACCAATGTGCTGCCGCCCTCGGTTCTCGCGCCCGCGAAGAAGCGGCGGGTGCTTCTCACTTGGGGGTCGATGCTGGTGATCAGGGACGGTATGGAGGCGTTCCCGGTCGCCGACATCGTCAAGACGCTCCACGAGCACGACGTCGAGATCGTTCTCGCGGTCAAGGGAACCGACCGCGGCCTGGTCCCCGACCTGCCCCCGGGGGCGACCGTGGTGGAGAACGTCCCCCTCAACGCGATCATGCCGTCCTGCGACGCGGTCGTGCACCACGGCGGAGCGGGCACGATCATGACGGCCGCGTACTACGGGGTCCCGCAGCTCGGCGTCGCGGCCACGCGTGACGTGCAGACCTGCTGCGCCCGGCTCGCCGCGACGGGCGCCGGTATCGCGGTCAACAGGGAGGACGCGACCGTGGACGCGCTAGCGAGCGCGGTCGCCTCCCTCCTGACCAGTGATCGGATCGGACCCGCCGCCACGGCGCTGCGTGGGGAGGTCCTCGCCCAGCCGAGCCCCGCCGAGGTGACCGACCGCCTCGCCGTCCTCGCCGCCGGCACCTCCCAGTAG
- a CDS encoding cytochrome P450, which yields MTESLETTSPDPTRSGNSDTGATPGYTVPKQVNDMWREKPVRRFSMRDGREAWLVTGRAEVRTVLADPRFSRVEARRLDAVMSPAVIFTRPGILDMDPPEHTRLRRLVAGEFSARRMRALRPRIQQIADELIGTMKAAGPPADLAEGLSYPLPIAVICEILGVPYADRERFRAWADRVSAPGTQPQEAMAALRSLFDYMGGLVDDKHAHPDGSLLHGLVTARDEQGRLDNEELVTLGCGLLLAGYETTATMLGKGLLALLDNPDQLAVVRSDPRAVPAAVSEVLRHVTPGVDPHTGLIRATTADVELGGTVIPAHSVVVACNTAANFDPATFRDPDRFDVTRENAAAHLTFGHGMHRCVGAQLAQIELEAAFAALFPAIPGLRLAVPADEITYTQSTLIRGLRSLPVLW from the coding sequence ATGACTGAATCCCTGGAAACAACTTCGCCCGACCCGACTCGGAGCGGGAATTCCGATACCGGCGCCACCCCGGGTTATACGGTGCCGAAGCAGGTCAACGATATGTGGCGGGAAAAGCCTGTACGCAGATTCTCGATGCGGGACGGCCGCGAAGCCTGGCTGGTGACCGGAAGGGCCGAGGTGCGCACCGTCCTCGCCGATCCGCGGTTCAGTCGCGTCGAGGCGCGGCGGCTCGACGCCGTGATGAGCCCGGCCGTGATCTTCACCAGGCCCGGCATCCTCGACATGGACCCGCCGGAGCACACCCGGCTGCGCCGTCTGGTCGCAGGAGAGTTCAGCGCCCGCCGGATGCGCGCTCTTCGTCCCCGTATCCAGCAGATCGCCGACGAACTGATCGGGACGATGAAGGCGGCCGGGCCGCCCGCGGACCTTGCGGAAGGGCTCTCCTACCCCTTACCGATCGCCGTGATCTGCGAAATCCTCGGCGTCCCCTACGCGGACCGGGAACGCTTCCGCGCCTGGGCCGACCGGGTCAGCGCCCCCGGGACGCAGCCGCAGGAGGCGATGGCGGCGCTGCGCTCCCTCTTCGACTACATGGGCGGATTGGTCGACGACAAGCACGCACACCCGGACGGCAGCCTGCTCCACGGCCTTGTCACCGCCCGCGACGAGCAGGGCCGCCTCGACAACGAGGAGCTGGTCACCCTCGGCTGCGGTCTTCTGCTGGCCGGCTACGAGACGACCGCGACCATGCTCGGCAAGGGGCTGCTGGCGCTGCTGGACAACCCGGACCAGCTGGCCGTGGTGCGCAGCGACCCACGGGCCGTGCCCGCCGCCGTCTCCGAGGTGCTGCGCCACGTCACCCCCGGCGTCGACCCGCACACCGGGCTGATCCGCGCCACCACGGCCGACGTGGAGCTGGGTGGCACCGTCATACCCGCCCACAGCGTGGTCGTCGCGTGCAATACGGCCGCCAACTTCGACCCGGCGACGTTCAGGGACCCGGACCGCTTCGACGTCACCCGTGAGAACGCCGCGGCGCACCTGACGTTCGGACACGGGATGCACCGCTGTGTGGGTGCGCAGCTCGCTCAGATCGAACTGGAGGCCGCGTTCGCTGCCCTCTTCCCGGCGATTCCCGGACTGCGGCTCGCCGTCCCCGCTGACGAGATCACCTACACCCAATCCACGCTCATCAGGGGTCTGCGCTCTCTTCCGGTCCTTTGGTGA
- a CDS encoding dTDP-4-dehydrorhamnose 3,5-epimerase family protein, which yields MEIKEMAIAGAFRIIPDKYHDCRGCFFEAFRIEELRRATGFPFQVRQGNVSVSRRSTIRGVHGTGGDSGEAKLISCARGAVLDVVVDLRVGSPVFGTFEAAPLTEDSGELIFLVPGLGHAYQALTDDTRITYLCAERFVPGSQIDINPLDQELALPWDLSEEPVISDKDRAAPGLRQAAASGILPRYTGPA from the coding sequence TTGGAGATCAAGGAAATGGCCATTGCGGGCGCATTCCGCATCATCCCGGACAAGTACCATGATTGCCGAGGGTGTTTCTTCGAGGCCTTCCGGATCGAGGAGCTCCGGCGCGCGACCGGCTTCCCCTTCCAGGTCCGCCAGGGCAATGTCTCGGTCAGCAGGCGCTCGACGATCCGCGGCGTCCACGGCACCGGAGGAGATTCCGGCGAGGCCAAGCTGATCAGCTGCGCGCGCGGCGCGGTGCTCGACGTCGTGGTCGATCTGCGGGTGGGCTCGCCGGTCTTCGGCACGTTCGAGGCCGCTCCCCTCACCGAGGACTCCGGTGAACTGATCTTCCTGGTCCCCGGTCTCGGCCACGCCTACCAGGCGCTCACCGACGACACCCGGATCACCTACCTGTGCGCGGAGCGGTTCGTCCCGGGCTCCCAGATCGACATCAACCCGCTGGACCAGGAACTCGCCCTGCCCTGGGACCTTTCCGAGGAACCGGTCATCTCCGACAAGGACAGGGCCGCGCCGGGTCTGCGACAGGCAGCGGCGTCCGGGATACTCCCCCGCTACACCGGCCCCGCCTGA
- a CDS encoding SDR family NAD(P)-dependent oxidoreductase, which produces MAGVKALVTGGTSGIGLATAMAFAGRGADVAVTGRDEQRGRQVVKAIAEAGGVADFIAAELRGESSARRLAQAAVARFGRIDVLVNNAGVFPFGPTERTTEADFDAVFGLNVRVPYFLVAELAPAMARRGHGAIVNVTTAAAAYGAAGLGLYGASKAALVLLTKAWAAEYGPRGVRVNAVGPGPTRTEGTAPRGAALDRAALAGPARRPGTAEEIAGAIVFLASEQSSFVHGAVLPVDGGRVAV; this is translated from the coding sequence ATGGCCGGCGTGAAGGCCCTGGTGACGGGAGGGACCAGCGGGATCGGCCTGGCGACTGCGATGGCGTTCGCCGGGCGCGGTGCGGACGTCGCCGTCACCGGGCGGGACGAACAGCGTGGGCGGCAGGTCGTCAAGGCCATCGCCGAGGCCGGCGGCGTGGCGGACTTCATCGCCGCCGAACTGCGCGGAGAGTCCTCCGCGAGGCGCCTCGCGCAGGCCGCGGTGGCCCGGTTCGGACGGATTGACGTACTGGTCAACAACGCGGGTGTCTTTCCGTTCGGCCCGACCGAGCGGACGACGGAGGCGGACTTCGACGCGGTGTTCGGCCTCAACGTCAGGGTGCCGTACTTCCTCGTCGCGGAGCTAGCGCCCGCGATGGCCCGGCGCGGGCACGGCGCGATCGTCAACGTCACCACCGCGGCGGCCGCCTACGGCGCCGCCGGCCTGGGCCTCTACGGTGCCAGCAAGGCGGCCCTGGTGCTGCTGACGAAGGCGTGGGCCGCCGAGTACGGTCCGCGCGGGGTCCGGGTCAACGCGGTCGGCCCCGGCCCGACGCGCACGGAGGGAACCGCCCCCCGGGGCGCCGCCCTCGACCGTGCGGCGCTGGCCGGGCCCGCGCGGCGGCCGGGCACGGCGGAGGAGATCGCCGGTGCCATCGTCTTCCTCGCCTCGGAGCAGTCCAGTTTCGTGCACGGGGCGGTCCTGCCGGTCGACGGAGGCCGGGTCGCCGTCTGA
- a CDS encoding alpha/beta hydrolase, with amino-acid sequence MSCTSYSLPVRLSDSGEATETMWGELCRPADRHPTTVQFLVHGGFYNHAYWDFPVGKGYYSYVRHAVAAGYATFNVDPIGSGKSSHPQSSVVTGDAGTVALHDAITALRKGTVGGQAFKKVLWVGHALGSFYAWREIPRYGDVDGAILTSALNSHNPDHAAIVSANTYPATQDPKFADSGYDNGYLTTRPGTRGSMFYYPATTDPAVVAKDEETKDVQPVAVTQPAAPPYGIRVPVLVVAGAQDWLECQGVTAYDCADPSSVLAHESQFYLPEAKLKVAMVPQTGHDLALATTAPATSALMLRWAKGIAAP; translated from the coding sequence ATGAGTTGCACGTCGTACTCGCTGCCGGTCCGTCTCTCCGATTCGGGTGAGGCGACCGAAACCATGTGGGGTGAGCTGTGCCGGCCCGCCGATCGCCACCCCACCACCGTGCAGTTCCTCGTGCACGGTGGGTTCTACAATCACGCCTATTGGGATTTCCCGGTCGGCAAGGGCTATTACTCCTATGTGCGCCACGCCGTCGCGGCCGGGTACGCCACCTTCAACGTGGACCCGATCGGCTCGGGCAAGAGCTCACACCCGCAGAGCAGCGTGGTCACCGGCGACGCCGGGACCGTCGCGCTGCACGACGCCATCACCGCCCTGCGCAAGGGGACGGTCGGCGGGCAGGCGTTCAAGAAGGTGCTCTGGGTGGGACACGCACTCGGCTCGTTCTACGCGTGGCGCGAGATACCGCGGTACGGCGACGTGGACGGGGCGATCCTCACCAGCGCGCTGAACAGCCACAACCCGGATCACGCCGCGATCGTGAGCGCCAACACGTATCCGGCGACGCAGGACCCGAAGTTCGCGGACAGCGGCTACGACAACGGGTACTTGACCACCAGGCCGGGCACGCGCGGCTCCATGTTCTACTACCCGGCCACGACCGACCCGGCGGTGGTGGCAAAGGACGAGGAGACCAAGGACGTCCAGCCGGTCGCGGTGACCCAGCCGGCGGCTCCGCCGTACGGGATCAGGGTGCCGGTGCTCGTCGTCGCGGGCGCGCAGGACTGGCTGGAGTGCCAGGGGGTGACCGCGTACGACTGCGCCGACCCGAGTAGCGTGCTCGCCCACGAGTCGCAGTTCTACCTGCCGGAGGCGAAGCTCAAGGTGGCAATGGTCCCGCAGACGGGTCACGATCTGGCGCTGGCGACGACCGCGCCGGCCACGAGCGCCCTCATGCTGCGGTGGGCCAAGGGGATCGCGGCTCCGTAG
- a CDS encoding NAD-dependent epimerase/dehydratase family protein — MLPSTRNRPLVAVLGASGFLGAAVTAELIDAPVRLRLVSRERKLPLPASSAETHLADLTDPRAVRVAVDGADAVIHLAAHLPDGRSWRAPGSDSERLSTGLLDTLVRSVRGKPPIVVFASTIQAAAPEGTPLNDYVREKIAAEKVLREATRNGAVRGIVLRPATVYGSTPLTGATGRGVVAAMARKAFADEPITMWHDGTVERDLVHVTDTARAFVAAMRAPEALSGASWPVGSGRSARLGEVFGTLAGLVAARTGRPPVPVVTVAPPDWADTTDFGNVHTDPSSFSAATGWQPRVRLHDGLVGVADALSS, encoded by the coding sequence GTGCTGCCCTCGACCAGGAACCGACCGCTCGTAGCCGTACTCGGCGCATCCGGTTTTCTCGGCGCCGCGGTCACCGCCGAACTCATCGACGCCCCGGTACGCCTTCGACTCGTCTCCCGCGAACGGAAACTTCCGCTGCCGGCCTCCTCGGCCGAGACCCACCTCGCGGACCTCACCGATCCACGTGCGGTACGGGTCGCCGTCGACGGTGCGGACGCCGTCATCCATCTGGCGGCCCACCTCCCCGACGGGCGCTCGTGGCGTGCGCCGGGCAGCGACTCCGAGCGGCTGAGTACGGGCCTGCTCGACACGCTCGTCCGCTCCGTGCGCGGCAAGCCGCCCATCGTCGTGTTCGCCAGCACCATCCAGGCGGCGGCCCCCGAGGGAACACCGCTCAACGACTACGTACGGGAGAAGATCGCGGCCGAGAAGGTGCTCCGGGAGGCGACCCGCAACGGCGCGGTACGCGGGATAGTGCTCCGTCCCGCCACCGTCTACGGGAGTACCCCGCTGACTGGGGCGACGGGCCGCGGCGTGGTCGCCGCGATGGCCCGTAAAGCCTTCGCCGACGAGCCCATCACCATGTGGCACGACGGCACCGTCGAGCGGGACCTGGTGCACGTCACGGACACGGCGCGCGCCTTCGTCGCCGCGATGCGCGCGCCCGAGGCGCTCAGCGGTGCGAGCTGGCCGGTGGGCAGCGGGCGGTCCGCGCGGCTCGGGGAGGTGTTCGGCACGCTCGCCGGACTCGTCGCCGCGCGGACCGGACGCCCGCCCGTGCCCGTCGTCACCGTGGCGCCGCCGGACTGGGCGGACACCACCGACTTCGGCAACGTGCACACCGATCCGTCGTCCTTCTCCGCGGCCACGGGCTGGCAGCCACGCGTCCGGCTGCACGACGGCCTCGTCGGCGTGGCGGACGCGCTCTCTTCTTGA
- a CDS encoding Gfo/Idh/MocA family protein, which translates to MSVEKRPGPVRFGVIGCADIAWRRTLPAMRAEPSIEIRAVASRDLTKAERFTGSFGGAAVKGYAELLKRDDVDAVYIPLPAALHTEWVERALLAGKHVLAEKPLTTRSPETARLFDLASERGCLLLENMMFLHHPQHRRVDELVSRGAIGELRSFESTFTIPPRPPEDPRYLPDVGGGSLVDIGVYPLRAALHFLGARLRLVGGALRVERARGAVVGGSVLLSDSTGVTAQLHFGMEHSYCSAYEVRGSSGRLRLDRAFTPQPDHRPTLWVEGRDGAEEITLPAGDQFANIVAAFATAVLSGDGDVARDLAAQNADSLRQAELVDAIRDGSEYAYTS; encoded by the coding sequence ATGTCTGTGGAAAAGCGACCGGGACCGGTGAGATTCGGTGTGATCGGTTGCGCCGACATCGCGTGGCGGCGGACACTGCCGGCGATGCGGGCTGAGCCCTCCATCGAGATACGCGCGGTGGCGAGCCGCGACCTCACGAAGGCCGAGCGGTTCACCGGCAGTTTCGGCGGAGCGGCCGTAAAAGGCTACGCGGAACTGCTGAAGCGGGACGATGTGGACGCCGTCTATATTCCGCTGCCTGCGGCATTGCACACTGAGTGGGTGGAGCGTGCGCTCTTGGCGGGCAAACACGTCCTCGCCGAAAAGCCGCTCACTACCCGGTCGCCGGAGACCGCACGCCTTTTTGACCTCGCGAGCGAACGCGGGTGCCTGCTGCTGGAGAACATGATGTTCCTGCACCATCCGCAGCATCGCCGCGTCGACGAACTCGTCTCCCGCGGAGCCATCGGTGAACTCCGTTCCTTCGAGAGCACGTTCACGATTCCGCCGAGGCCGCCGGAGGACCCCCGCTACCTGCCCGACGTCGGGGGCGGCTCCCTGGTGGACATCGGGGTCTATCCCCTCCGTGCCGCACTTCACTTTCTCGGGGCACGCCTCCGTCTCGTGGGCGGGGCGCTCCGCGTCGAGCGGGCGCGGGGCGCCGTGGTGGGCGGCAGTGTGCTGCTGTCCGACTCGACCGGTGTCACGGCACAGCTCCACTTCGGCATGGAGCACTCCTATTGCAGCGCCTACGAGGTGCGGGGCTCGTCCGGGCGCCTCCGGCTCGACCGGGCGTTCACGCCGCAGCCGGACCATCGCCCCACCTTGTGGGTCGAGGGGCGGGACGGAGCCGAGGAGATCACCCTTCCCGCAGGAGACCAGTTCGCGAACATCGTCGCCGCCTTCGCCACCGCCGTACTGTCCGGCGACGGCGACGTCGCACGAGACCTGGCCGCCCAGAACGCCGACTCGCTCCGACAGGCCGAGCTCGTCGACGCCATCCGCGACGGGTCCGAGTACGCATACACGTCCTGA